The genomic region tagagagagagagagagagagagagaatgcataagcatatgtacatttacatatacacatacatacatgtgtctgtacatatatatgtatatatatatatatatatatatatatatatatatatatatatatatatatatattatatatatatatatatatatatatatatatatatatatatatatatatatatatatatatatgtgtgtgtgtgtgtgtgtatgtgtgtgtgtgtgtgtgtgtgtgcgtatatatatacatatatatatataaatatatatatatatatatatatatatatatatatatatatatatacatatatatatgtttatatatatatatatatatatatatatatatatatatttcatatatatatatatatttatatatatatatatatatatgtatatatatatatatatatatatatatatatatacatatatatatgtttatatatatatatatatatatatatgtatatatatatatatatatattctatatatatatatttatatatatatatatacatgtatatatatatatatatatatatatatatatatatatatatatatatgtgtgtctgtgtgtgtgtgtgtgtgtgtgtgtgtgtgtgtgtatgtatatatatatatatatatatatatatatacatatatatatacatatatatatatatatatatataatatatatgtacatatatacatatacatatatatatatatatatatatatatatatatatatatatgtatatatacatatatatatatgtatatatatatatacatatacatatatatatatatatatatatatatatatatatatatatatatatatatatctattcatatatatatatatatatatatatatatatatatatatatatatgtatatatatatatgtatatataaatatatatatgtatatatatatatatatatatatattcatatatatatgtatatatatacatatatatatgtacatatatacatacatatatatatatatatatatataatatatatatatatatatatatcttctctcttctctcctctctctctctctctctctctctctctctctctctctctctctctctctctctctctctctctctctctctctctctctctctctctctctttctctttctctttctctttctcttctcttctctcttctctctttctctttctctttccctttctctttctctttctttctctttctccctctttcctctccccttctccttctctttctcctcttcctctccctccgttttcctcctccttttcctctctctctctctctctctctctctctctctctctctctctctctatatatatatatatatatatatatatatatatatatatatatatatatatatatatgtatatgtctatatatgtctataaatatatatatatatatatatatatatatatatatatatattatatatatatatatatatatatatatatatatatatgtatacatatgtatgtatatgtatgtatgtatgtaactctctctctctctctctctctctctctctcttctctctctctctctctctctctctctctctctctctctctctctctctctctctctctctctctctctctctctctctctctctctccctccctccctctccctctcttttcctcctcctttttcctcctccccttttcctcccccccctctctctctctctctctctctttctctctctctctctctctctctctctccctcgctctctctctttctctttctctctctctctctctctctctctctctctctctctctctctctctctctctctctctctctctctctcccctctctctctctctctctctctctctctctctctctctctctctctctctctctctctctctctctctctctctctctctctctctctctctccccactctctttctctccccccccctctctctctctctctctctctctctctctctctctctctctctctatctatctatctatctatctatctatctatctatctatctatctatctttctttctcgctctctctctctctttctcgcttctctcccgtctctctctcgttctctcccgtctcccccccctctctctctctcactcccccccctctcattctattgatatatacatatatcaatatatcaatatatatatatatatcaatatatatatatatatatatatatatatatatatatatatatatatatatatatgtatatgtatgtatgtatgtatgtatgtatgtatatatatatatatatatatatatatatatatatatatatatacatatatattgtatatatatacacatataaaccaatataaacatatatacatacatgtatatgtatatatatatatatatatatatatatatatatatatatatatatatatatatatatatatacatatatgtatatgtatacatacgcagatacacacacagacgaacgcaCACATATTTCTGTGTGGGAATCGTCACCTCATGAtagctatttttctttcctctatcaTGTGTAGTACAGACTGATAATGAATATTCAGTACTTATCACGTACAGTTATTTTTATCAACTATTCTAGTTTGTCATATATCAGATTCCTTGATGCACCACAAGTACTTACTATATGCACTTTGACCTTAAGTCTCCATAAGTTTTATACGTGAAAATTTAATATGCAATACTTTAATATATCAGTAATTGTCTTTCTCTGGCAACCATAATCTTTACATATATGCCAACTTTCCAAGTAATAAATTTATTATTAAATGATGTTAAACCAAATGAGCTGTATCTCGCTGAATATTCCAACAATCTATGTGAGCCAGTTATATAACTGAACATTTTTATCAATAGTTTCTTAACATTAGTTTGAATATCGCATACATGTTGGATTTTAAATTTGGCAACATTCTAGGTAGCTGCTTGCGCCGTTGCAGAAAGCGGACGAGAGGAAGTGCTTGCTCCTTCAGTAATATTACACAGAAAAGGTAACGAAATTTGTTTTTTAATGATAAGATTACTTAACGTGATAACTCAGAGGAGTAGTTTGTAAGAGAAAATCGCGTAAATTAAGGTGTCAAAGGTAAAACAGTCTATATGTAATCGCTTTATCATAACTTTCAGTTGGTCCTGGCAAAGAGTTTCTTGATTACAGAAACCGAAGAAGATTTTAGGAGaaactattttattttgttattccgcTCATTTGGAATTATGCCAAATATTAATCAAACCAATTGTAGTATATCACGCCTGTATACGTGAGAGTATGAAAGTATATGCGTAAGGAAATAGGTAGGAATGTTTGTTGACATTTTGGACTATGaacagtaagagtgagagagagagagagagagagagagagagagagagagagagagagagacagacagagacagagacagagacagagagacagacagacagacagatagagacagagacaaacatagaaaaacgaagagagacatacatacagacagactagCAAACGAGgcaaacaaacattcaaacagagagaggaaatccTCACCCATTCCCGCCCTGCACAGCCAGACAGACCACCGCGATGTCCGCAGCAGCGACGGCTCCCCGGTGGCTCCGCAGGGCGTCCGCCGTCGAGGAGTACTTCGAAGAGGGACACAAGAAGATGCTCAACATCGTCAACTACACCATCACCCTCAGCTCGACATCTGAGCGTCTGCCGGAGATCATGCAGGAGGCCCTTGTACTGCTCTATAGGTGATTGTCTTATACAGGTGTTataaggtatgagtgagaatgaatctCTTCACGGTACAAGAGAAGTGTGAAATGCATTTGTACTGtaaagatgttcattctcattcataccttttcaaattctaatttcgcctctctcatggtttgggtatactcatttcttcctacttcatGTCTTTTatacgctgcctgagatctatgtcttatgtatcttttccaaaggagctgtttattttctattgtgtgtgtgcgtgtgtgtgtatgtgtctgtatctgtgtgtgtgtgtgtgtgtatgcgtgtgtgtgtgtgtgtgtgcgtgtatgggtgtatatatgtacatatatatgcgtgtgtgtatatatatatatatacatatgtgcgtgtgtgtgtgtttgtgtaagcatatatatatatatatatatatatatatatatatatatatatatatatatatatatatatatatataaatatatatatatatacatacatatgtgtgtgtgtgtgtgtgtacatatatatatatatatatatatatatatatatatatatatatatatatatatatatatatatatatatatatatatatactgtatatatatatatatatatatatatatatatatatatatatatatatatatatatatatatatataatacatatatatatatatatatatatatatatatatatatatatatatatatatatatgtatgtatgtgtgtgtgtgcatatactatatatgtatatacatatatatatatatagatagatatatatatatatacatatatgtatataaatataaatatatatatatatatatatacatatatatatatatatatatatatatatatatatatatatatatatatatatatatgtgtgtgtgtgtgtgtgtgtgtgtgtatatatatatacatatttgtacatatatatatatatatatatatatatatatatatatatatatatatatgtatgtatatatatgtatataattatgtatatgtatatgtatgtatatacacatacttatatgtatatatatgtgtgtgtgtgtgtgtgtgtgtgtgtgtgtgtgtgtgtgtgtgtgtgtgtgtgtgtgtgtgtgtgtgtgtgtgtgtgtgtgtgcgcacatatatacatatgcatgtacatttacatgaatatatatatatatatatatatatatatatatatatatatatatagatagatagatagatagatatatgtatgtatgtatgtatgtgtgtatatatatatatatatatatatatatatatatatatatatatatatatgcgtatgtgtgtatgtgtttgtatatgtgtatgtaaatgtttatatatatttatatatatttatatatatttatatatatataagtacacacacacacacacacacacacacacacacacacacacacacacacacacacacacacacacacacacacacacacacacacacacacacacacacatatatatatatatatatatatatatatatatatatatatatatatatatgtgtgtgtgtgtatgtatgtatgtatgtatgtatgtatatatatatatatatatatatatatatatatatatatatatatatatatatatatgcgtgtgtgtgtatgtgtttatatatgtatatgtaaatgtttatatatatgtatatatatttatgtgtatgtgtctatgtatctgtgtgtgtgtgtgtgtgtgtgtgtgtgtgtgtgtgtgtgtgtgtgtgtgtgtgtgtgtgtatgggtgtatatatgtacatatacatgcgtgtgtgtatatatatatatatatatatatatatatatatatatatatatatatatatatatatacatacacatgtgtgtgtgtgtgtctgtatacacatatatatatatatatatatatatatatatatatatatatatatatatatatatatatatatactatatatatatatatactgtatgaatatatatgtatatatatatatatatatatatatacgtatatgtatgtatatatatatatatatgtatatatatatatatatatatatatgatatatatatatgatatatatatatatatatatatatatatatatatatatgtatgtatgtatgtgtgtgtgtgcatatatatatatatatatatatatatgtatatatatatatatatatgtatatatgtatatgaatatatatgaatatatgtatatctatatataagtatatatataaatgtatatatatatgtatatataaatatatatatatatatatatatatatatatatatatatatatatatttatatatatatatgtatatatatgtatatatatatgtatatatatctatatatatgtatatatatatctatatatatgtatctatatatatgtatgtatatatatgtatatatatatatatatatatatatatatatatatatatatgtatatatatatatatatatatatatgtgtgtgtgtgtgggtgtgtgtgtgtgtgtgtgtgtgtgtgtgtgtgtgtgtgtgtgtgtgtgtgtgtgtgggtgtgtgtgtgtgtgcgcgcacaaatatacatatgcatgtacatttacatgaatatatatatagatagatagatagatagatagatagatagaaagatatatgtatgtatgtatgtatgtatgtatgtatgtatatatatatatatatatatatatatatatatatatatatatatatatatatatatatgcgtgtgtgtgtatgtgtttgtatatgtgtatgtaaatgtttatatatatttatatatatttatatatatttatatatatataagtacacacacacacacacacacacacacacacacacacacacacacacacacacacacacacacacacacacacacacacacacacacacacatatatatatatatatatatatatatatatatatatatatatatatatatctatatatatatgtatgtatgtttatatatgtatatatatatatatatgtatgtatgtatgagtgtatgtatgtatatatatatatctatctatctatctatctatatatttttatatatacatatctatatatatatatatatttatatatatatatatatatctatgtgtttgtgtgtatgtgtttatatatgtatatgtaaatgtttatatatatttatatatatttatatatataagtacacacacacacacacacacacacacacacacacacacacacacacacacacacacacacacacacacacacacacacacacatatatatatatatatatatatatatatatatatatatatatatatatatatatatatatatatatatacatatacatatatatatacatatatacatatatatatatatatatacatatatatatacatatatatatatacatatatacatttatatatatatctatatatatatatacatatataaaacatatatacatatatattacatatatacatatatattacatatatacatatatattacatatatacatatatattacatatatacatatatattacatatatatatatatatatgtatatatacatatatatatatatatcatatatattatatatattatatatatattatatatataatatatataatatatatgatatatacataatatatatatatgtatatatatataatatatatatatatatatataatatgtgtgtatatatatatatatatatatatatatatatatatatatatatatatatttataatatgtgtgcgtatatatacatatatatatatatatatatatatatatatatatatatatatatatatatataaatatgtgtatatatatataatatgtatgtatatatatataatatgtatatatatatatatgtatatatatataaataaataaatatatatatatatatatatatatatatatgtatgtatgtatatatacatatatatatatacatatatatacatacatatatatatacatatatgtatatatttatatatatttatatatatatatatatacatacatatatatatatatatatatatatatatacatatatacatatatatatatatatatatatatatatatatatatatatatatatatatatatacgtacacatacacatacacacacactcatacatatatgcatacatatatatatatatatatatatatatatatatatatatatatatatatatatatatatatatatgtgtgtgtgtgtgtgtgtgaaacgtatCCATaagttgataaatgtagaaaaggtatgaatgagaatggatatcttcacaatacaagagacgtatttgaccggttttgattagcATGCATTTCTatcgaagacataatcgaaaccggtcaaatacatctcttgtattgtgaagatatccattctcattcataccttttcaacatatatatgtgtgtgtgtgtgtgtgtgtgtgtgtgtgtgtgtgtgtgtgtgtgtgtgtgtgtgtgtgtgtgtgtgtatacatacatgtgtgtgtacatatatatatatatatatatatatatatatatatatatatatatatatatatatatatatatatatatgtatatatatataaatatacatacatacatatatatatatatatatatatatatatatatatatatatatatatatatatatgtatatatatatatatatatatatatatatacatatatacatatatacatatataacatatatatacatatacataaatatctacatatatatatatatatatatatatatatatatatatatatatatatatatatgtatgtatatatatatatatatatatatatatatacatacatacatatatatatatatgtatatatatatatatgtatatatattatatatatatatatatatatatatatattacatatgtatatatacatatacatatatatatatatatatacatatatatatatatatatatatatatatatatatatatatatatatatatattacatatgtatgtatgtgtatatatatatatatatatatatatatatatatatatatatatatatatatatatatatatatgtatatatatatatatacatgaatatatatacatgaatatatatatatatatatatatatatatatatatatatatatatatatatatgtatgtactatttttatatatatatatatatatatatatatatatatatatatatatatatatatatatatatatatatatattacatatgtatgtatgtgtatatatatatatatatatgtatatatatatatatatatatatatattataaatatatatataaatatatatatatatgtatatatatatatatatatatatatatatatatatatatatatatataatattatatatatatgtatatatatatatgtatatatatatgtatatatatatgtatatatatatatatatatatatatatatatatatatatatatatatatatatatatatatatatatatatatacatgcatgtatatacatacatgtatatatatatatatatatatatatatatatatatatatatatatatatatatatatatatatatatatatatatatatatatatatatatatatatatatatatatatatatatatatatatatatattagatttgaaGTACTATCAAAACTTTTGATCATATACAGttgtgaacattattattattgctttcgatTCCTTTGATCCATTTTCCACTGCGCTGACGACGTTCAGGTTCTGTCTTGACATTCACTTGGAGCATCTGTCCGCCTCGTCCGTTGCAGGAAAGTGCCTGTGCTGCGGGTCTGCTTCGGCTTGCGCGACGGCCAGCTCTGGCTGCGAGAGATGGACGAGTGTAGAGTGGAATTTGAGGTAAGAACCTTTAATGAGGTTTTGACAGATTAACGATCATGTTGTGGTGATATTGTagcctttcctttatttttttttcaaagttttgTATATAAAGCGGCATTTGTTGGCGCTGCAGGTGCAGGAGGCCGGCGCGTGGGAGAAGCAGCGGGAGGAGACCATGCGGCGCTTCGACAAGGAGCGTGGCCCGCTGTGGCGAGTGAAGCTCTTGACGGAGGGCGCGTCGCTGCATCTCCGGCCGCTGGGCGACTTGCCGCAGCCGTTCAAACACGACTACTCCGTCCTGTTCTGCGTCCACCATGGCATCGCGGACGGCATGACCACCACGAGAATCTGCGGTTTCCTCCGGGCGATTCTAGACGACCTCTTGTCGGGTCGCCCCGTCGACGCAGCCGAGCAGCTGGGCGAGCACGTTCCGTACGACGCTGCCATGGCGCTCTACGCTGCGGAGGAGCAGAAGCTGAAAGAGGACCCTGCTCTCCTGGCGAAGGCGATGAAGGAGTTCGCGGAGGGCGAGAAGACGCGCCCGCTCCTCCTGGACGTCCTGCCGCGACCCCAGGGCGGCGAGGCCACCACCGGCAGCATCCCAATGCGCCTCACCGAGGAGGAAACGAAGGCTCTCGTCAGCTGCTGCAAGGCGAAGAAGGTGTCTCTAAACAGCTTCTTCACCAGCGCCATCAATGTCGCCCTCATCGATTTCCTGCAGGACCTGGGCGTGAGGAAGGACGCGTATGAGTTCCGCGCGGGACACGACGTCAGCCTGCGCCGCTACTACGAAGGAGACACGTCCCGCATCCTGGGCGTCCACCTGCCCATCTTCGGCTTCCGCTTCGTGTACGGCGCGACGGCCGAGCTCTACCGGGAGTTCTGGGCGTCGACGCAGGCGTTCCACAAGAGGTTCCAAGGCGCGCTGCGCAATCGGGAGCCCCTGCGGGCGGTGGTGCTGCGGCAGAAGGACGCCTCCCAGTTCGACGACATCGAGGGCTTCTACAGCGACCAAGGCGAGCCGAACTACTACTACACGATCTCCAACCTCGCCGAC from Penaeus vannamei isolate JL-2024 chromosome 26, ASM4276789v1, whole genome shotgun sequence harbors:
- the LOC113812457 gene encoding uncharacterized protein; its protein translation is MSAAATAPRWLRRASAVEEYFEEGHKKMLNIVNYTITLSSTSERLPEIMQEALVLLYRKVPVLRVCFGLRDGQLWLREMDECRVEFEVQEAGAWEKQREETMRRFDKERGPLWRVKLLTEGASLHLRPLGDLPQPFKHDYSVLFCVHHGIADGMTTTRICGFLRAILDDLLSGRPVDAAEQLGEHVPYDAAMALYAAEEQKLKEDPALLAKAMKEFAEGEKTRPLLLDVLPRPQGGEATTGSIPMRLTEEETKALVSCCKAKKVSLNSFFTSAINVALIDFLQDLGVRKDAYEFRAGHDVSLRRYYEGDTSRILGVHLPIFGFRFVYGATAELYREFWASTQAFHKRFQGALRNREPLRAVVLRQKDASQFDDIEGFYSDQGEPNYYYTISNLADVTEALSKEGDNVQITQLERYVALRNKKCFMCFNIHTFRDQVTVNMLYSTHYFKEEYALRLADLVHTSILTKIVFDEKLP